CGGCGGCGAGCGCGTGCCGTTCGTAGGGATAGCGCTGGATCGGCCAGAGCACGACGAGCAAGAACGTTTGCCACAGGCCGGCGCCAAACATCACCAGCGCGCAGCCCGCCATCACCGGCGCCGGTTGCGGATAATGTTCGAAGATGATCAGCGCGATGATCGCGTTGACGCCGATCGCGGTCGGAGCGGGACCGAGCGACGCGATCAACCCGTAGCCGAAACCCCACACCGCCAGCGCCAGCACGCCGAGTTCGGCCGAGTGCCCGCACAGCGATCCGACGACAGCGGAAAATGCCATTGCGAGCGCCATGTTGATCGTGTTCGCAGCGCGCGAACGATAGATGCCCTGCAGCGAGGCAAAGCCGGTGCTCAGCGCGCCCATCGCCGCCGACACCGCGTAGATCGGCACGCCGCTCGCGTAGCCGGCGAGGATCGCGATGCTTACGCCGATCGCGCAGCGCACTGCGAAGATTGGATCGACGGCATTGCGGTCGATCCGAAACGCGCTGGCAACGACGCGTTCGACGGCCCTCTTCAGGCGAGGTACCTAACCGCCGAGGGAGACCGGCGCGTGACCGAAGAGCGGCGGAATGAAGTGACCTGCGGCGTACGAGATCACGAAGACGAGAACGCCGAAGGCAACGATCTCGAGGCCCTTGCTCACCGGATTGCGGTCGGTGTTGCGCGCCGCGTAGAAGCCGACGGCGAAGAGCCCGAGCACGGCGAGCACGAGCGCGAGCAGCGTCGAACCAAGCATCGTGAGCGGAACGAAATAGGCGACGATCGGGATCAGCGAGCCCACGGCAAACGAGGCACCCATCGCGAACGGCCCGCGCAGGCTCGTCTCCTCGGCCACGCGCGGATCGATCCCGAACTCGTCCCGCATCATCTCGTACAAGTAAATGTCGGGATGGGTGGTGAGGCGCGCCACGATCATCTGCGCCTCCTCCGCCGAGAAGCCTTTCATCTTATAATAGGCAACCTGTTCGGCGAACTCGCCCTGCGGATCGGCGGCCATCTCGGCCTTTTCCATCGCGATCGTGGCCTGCACCACTTCGCGCTCGGATTTGCCGCCCAAGTATTCGCCTACCGCCATCGAGAGCGCGCCGGCCAGCATCGCCAGGAATCCGCTGATGAAGACCGCGGAGCGCGCGCCTTCCGCCACGCCGACGCCGGTGATGATGCCGAGCGTCGTCAGGATGCCGTCTTGTGCGCCGAAGACGATCTCGCGCACGCTGCGAGAGGCTTCCAACGTGCGCCGCTGCGGCGTATCGGGGATGCGCGGCTTGACCGTCTTCCAGCCCGGAAGATCGACCAATACCTCGGTGATCTTCGGCTCGTACGGCGATCCTTCGGGAACCATGACCCATGCTTCCGAAGGCGGATGGCGAATCGCCTGCTTTATGCGCGACTTCGGAACGCCTAACTTCGAACGCGTGGGTCAGTCGACGATCATTCTCGATTGCACCGAGCGCAATGCTTTGGTTCGGCAGCGTCTGTGGTCGCTTGCACGCGAGATACGTGCATGGCCGCACGTGCTGGAAGCGGTGATCGGCGACGGGAATCTCTCCCTCGTCTTCGACCGTCACGCCGTGGCGTATGACGCGCTGCGCAGCGCCCTCGAAACCGCATGGTCACGCGGCGGCGGTGAGCGGATCGCGGGACGGACGATCGAAATCGCCGTGAGCTACGGCGGCGAATGCGGCCCGGATCTTGCCGCGGTCGCGCAGGCCTGCGGTTTGCGTGAAGACGACGTCATCGCACTGCACGCGCGCGGCGAATACGTCGTCGCGTTCGTCGGCTTCCTTCCCGGGTTCGCCTACCTCGACGGACTCGATCCGCGTTTGCAGCTTCCGCGCCGCGCGCAGCCGCGTACGCGCGTGCCCGCCGGATCGGTCGCGATCGCCGGCGCGCAGAGCGGCATCTATCCGGTCGATTCGCCCGGCGGTTGGCACCTGATCGGTCACACCGCGCACGTTTTGTTCGACCCGATGCGCGAGCC
The DNA window shown above is from Candidatus Baltobacteraceae bacterium and carries:
- the pxpB gene encoding 5-oxoprolinase subunit PxpB; translation: MRDFGTPNFERVGQSTIILDCTERNALVRQRLWSLAREIRAWPHVLEAVIGDGNLSLVFDRHAVAYDALRSALETAWSRGGGERIAGRTIEIAVSYGGECGPDLAAVAQACGLREDDVIALHARGEYVVAFVGFLPGFAYLDGLDPRLQLPRRAQPRTRVPAGSVAIAGAQSGIYPVDSPGGWHLIGHTAHVLFDPMREPPALLEPGDRVRFVPA
- a CDS encoding VIT1/CCC1 transporter family protein, which translates into the protein MVPEGSPYEPKITEVLVDLPGWKTVKPRIPDTPQRRTLEASRSVREIVFGAQDGILTTLGIITGVGVAEGARSAVFISGFLAMLAGALSMAVGEYLGGKSEREVVQATIAMEKAEMAADPQGEFAEQVAYYKMKGFSAEEAQMIVARLTTHPDIYLYEMMRDEFGIDPRVAEETSLRGPFAMGASFAVGSLIPIVAYFVPLTMLGSTLLALVLAVLGLFAVGFYAARNTDRNPVSKGLEIVAFGVLVFVISYAAGHFIPPLFGHAPVSLGG